ATAGCGGCTCAAAGCTTTTATCGTCCTTAACCTGCAGCTATGCGTGTACATGCACAACCTCCTTCGCATTGCCCCGATGAGCTTCGGTGAATAGAAATGCGTGGCTCGAAGGTTTACGCTCGACTAGTCAACCATCGCTCGCGCAAGGCTGCAGCGGAGGCGTTACCATACTGCCGTCCGCGAAACACGGTAAAGCCAACAACAAAACTTTCGGTCCTTTATTCCGAAGGGCACAGAGGACGGCTTTCACGGGAGCAACCGCACGTCAACGAGTCTCCATTGCACTACAGCACACGCAAGGCGCGAGCACAGAGCCACTCCGCCACCGCACGGCAGCTACACGCCATACCCACAAATCCGTGCACTAAAGCGAAAGCTACGGGTCGCATCAGCCACTGGCAGAGACAACCAAAAGAAGGGGCGTTACTGCATTGTCCGCCTCATGATCGCCCTTCTGAGAGACGCCGCCTGAATGGAAACGTCACGGGAGCATACCGAGCGCACAACGGGCGATCCGTATACTGCCTTATCTGGAACATGCAGCCGGCTGTCTTTACTGATTGGCTGACACGAACCTCATAGCCTTCACCCCACTGCACGGAACTGGTGGGGTTGAGGTGTATAGACATACAGGACTAGCGTGAACGCGCAGCTCACGATGAAGCCGGCTCCGTTATATCCCTCCCATCTTTCCCTTTCACTCCCTTCCATCTCGTCTAAACCGCATACGCGTGACGACAAGGACAACAACGCCGGTCCTTTCAACGTGCAATGCAGCGGGCTCTGAAAGCGTCAGCAGCTTCGTAtaaccgcgcgcgcgcgcaagcacGCACATAGCCCTATCCTCGTTCGAGCGCCGATGAGGAAAAACAAGCTTGGTGGAGAAGATCGACGCGCCTCTCCGAAGAGAAAGGGATCCGCTGTCTATCCCCCATACCGTTTCTCCACGCGTCATCAGGCATGGTGTATGCGCCGTGAACCAACGGAGGAGTTATGTCACACCGAGACTTCCTTCTTGCCGCCATGCATGCCCAAGAAACGCCCTCATTTTAAAAATTTCTCGTTATTGCTTTCTACAGCTTCAGCAGACTGCCATGTAGACGAGCGCATTGAACGCTTGCTGCAAAGAAGCGTCGACTCGGTCGCAAGGAATGAGAGCATGCGAAGCACGCGCGATGTAAAGTACGCGCTGATAGCGAGCAAATGAGTCAGGCGCGCGATAAGGAAACCTGCGCGACGCCTTTTACATTCATGCGCGAGACCGGTGACTGCACTGTGAATCATTATTCCGCTCAATTCTTAAACTCTTACACGTACCGACTCAGGCATGCGCGAGGAAGAGCCGTACATATATACAGAGAAGAAGGTTGCGGGTAAGTATGCGAATGCGACGAAGGGGCACTGACAATTAAGGCGTGGCAGGCTGTACATATACATAGTTGAAATACGGCGCCAATTAGTGCCGCATCATTAGTTTTCCTTCCCTTCTCCACTCTCAATTCCGCGACTCACGCGGCAGCATCAACCGAGCACAGCCGAGCATTGTACTGGAGTTTACGCGTTTACGTATACATCCACATATGCCGCATAGAGAACGCGAAATTCGCAATGTTCACCAGACATACGAACGCAGCCTGCGTGTCTACACCAGCGATTGGCACCGCTTAGTTACTTTGAATCGCTGTATCGTATTAAAGTAGTTAAAGTGAACAACCAAAAATATTGCGACACTTGTAATTGAGATATGCACAGGGCCATTGGCGAAGCCGCGGGGGCTCGCGCATGGTTAGCTGTCCGCGTAGGCTTATTCGCAGCGGCGACATTGGCGACATCGCAGTTGTCGCATGACCCAATTTGGTCGCAAAATGACTCTTCTGGGTCAGTCGCGCGGCTGCAGTCACGGAGCTGCTGAACCAATCAGATTACGGCGTCTGTGTACTATAAAGCCCATTTACCGCATCTACCTCGACAAATGGGCATTGTAAGGATGGTATTCCTTATGATCTGATCTCACTAAAATTCCTGTCGTCGAAAATGAGCTAGCTAGCATATATAGTCGCGAGCGATTGTCTCCGCATCTAtcgtcacacagtcacagacaACGTGTGCAAGTCTCTCGTGACCACACTCGCTGCAAGAAGAGTTGTCAGATGATGCCAGTAAGAATGGCAAATTATTTCGCAAAGGCTGCTCCGAGACTTGGACAACACGCGATGCGGTGGTGCACTCGGTCGTTTCGAAAACTTCTGGTGTTCTACACAGAGGGCGTGACGTCCTGTGCCAACACCGAAATTATAGCAGTATATGCTATGAACAATTGAATAGTGgggtgaatggatggatggacgcgGCGTTATTCGGGCCACAAACAAGTCTCAGCTCTAAATAAAAAATCGTGCTTAATAAGTATCACTGCAGGTCAGTCAATCATTGCGCCATAAGAGAGGATAACGTAGGTGGACATCGGTTATCTACATGCTGCGCAGTAATTAAGgactaaataaatgaataaataacagCGATTAAGTAAGCACGAAAAAGCATAGTAAACTCAGGTTTCGTACGGCAGTATATTCCAATTAAGTTTAATTGCAACGATATAGTTTACTTCCCTCTCagccagcgtagggtagcaaatcgcGAAAACTAATCCTACCTTGCTCACCATAAAGTCACTGTAACATGAATCCAGTGACTTTAGCCGACCGTCTCAGCGAAGGCTGTCCTATGCGACACTGTATACAATGTTAATGCGATCAACAGACGCCGACTGAGCTCTGCCGATTTAACAAGAAGGTGCCGTTTATCTTAGCGCTAATCTAGCGATACCAGTTTACGGTAACCCCgtcgccagggttgccactgactttcgagcaaatgtcgccaaacgacgagcaaaaagtcgccaaaagtcgccattttttttttacatttcgccaaaaaagtcgccattctagatatttgCGGCATACATAGTAATAAAAGCACGTataccgtagaatacagtaccatcagTATATAAGACGTTTCTCAATGCTAGTCGTATCGCCcgatgggagtgcatggtgctgcttttcCTACTAATGTGCGTGGTGGTGAGCTGAAtgacgctcatgatatccttccatccctgtccgctcgtttctgttgggcgaaaaccgtgaaagcgttgtttgtacacagctttacgtaccctgaacgtaacacgacagaattcttacgtttttttttttagtacgtGATCAAGTTTTTCCTGTATTCGTCCTCTAACGATCACTGtacatgtaccacaaaaataatgaaataaacttcaaactacCGGTTCGAAAAGACCGACAAACTACGGTAACCCCGTCGCGGAAGGGCAACGCCGCCTTCGCCATCTTTTCTACAGTCCCTGATGTGACATCGCGTGTACTTCGGCTTTTATGCCTTGTTCACGGCTTCCACTGAGCACAGCAAATCCAGATAACGCGTGTGCACTCACCGGTTGGATGCACAGCAATCACCACGGAGGCCTGGATGACGTACGCGAGCTCATACCCTCCATTTCGTTTTGCGCTACACTGTACACATGGGACGTGCGTTCTGACCCTTTGCCTGCATATCTATGGTTTATCTGCACATtgatacttttaggggcgaagctccttaaggcggcacccgttcgtccctcgtagtcgtagcagtCGTAGTCgcagtagtcgtagtgcgtaaccagtcttacgctttgacctccaaggtggtgccggtgggagatttttcctgtgcgttgttgaacaataaaaaattcgcagcgtgcgcgttaactaaaagccgaattcttctgtctctcattccccattagcagccattggcatgttccagtaggaaacgttagtagaagtagaagtgtaagtgttagctaaacgccgacttcttctgtctctcattcccattagcagccattgtttacctccaaggtagtgcctggtgagatttctcctgtgcgtgattaaacaataaaaattttgttcaaaacgccgttgattgatcaaataaaccaacgaaagacgccagatgttttgtaaaagcaaaacgaaagaacgccagatgtttctaaagcaaaacgaaaagacgccagctgctaacgaaagacgccagatgttttctaaagaaatggttttctaaacaatgaaaattcacagcgtacatgtaaaattaaagtgagctgcaagtcgtcataactcatcgaacctttagtataaacgcgcccgatctcacgtcggtgatgatgtactgggcagaattcacggaagattcacggtttaccgatgaacctccgcagcttcgcccactcatcatcattcactccgtggatatgctgtgatttttttcttttagtgcCCGCACTCAACTTTTTCGCAAATGCATCTTAcgctcttttttcttccttttttttttttttaaatcgcagGAGTACTCTTGAAGAGTCCCGCCCGGCATACGTGTTCCATTGGGCAGGTTGCATATACGATATGAACGCCTAATTGCGTTGACAATAATATATGCGTAACGTTGGAAGAACACGTATTTCGTATATCTCGCGTGCATCCGTGTCCCGCACTATCAATCtcttatataaagaaaaaaaaaactaaaaaaagagaGGGAGCACAAACACTCTAAAAGATAACCGTAACACAGTGCACAAGTTTATCGCATTGGCACGGCCGCTGCATTGgacataaaaagaaaataaagaaaaacaacccGCACTAGCAGGGCACGACGACTTGTGGCGACGACAATAATAGCAAAAATGCGAGTTGTCATACGTAGGTGTAGATTTATAACGCTTAATATTTATAATAACGACTACTGACTCAGAAGCATGACATGTGGTAATCTTAAAACTCCCCGTTGATACGGAAGAAACGGAATCTCGGCGTTTGCAAACAATCGTAACAGAAAAATTGCGTACTCGGCGttctgaatgaaaaaaaattaattaaataaataaaaaaaagcacctaATGTCTGACTAGCGAGATTACAACGACGGAGCACACTATGGCaccgcacagaaaaaaaaaataataaaaccacTGCCATATCGTTGCTGACAGGAATGATAGAGCATTCCCTGAGGCGTGCTGGTCAGCCTACAGCTAAATTATTAACACTCAAGCGTTTACTTGAGGCCATTTAAACTCTGAAAGTCAATGCGCACCGCGCACTTCCAACACCGCAAAGCCGGGGAAGACGCGCGAAACCGATACCCGTATCTCCGGAGCGCTAAATTCCGCATTCGATTGTTATCGCACAAATCACCACTTTGCGCGATTGTGAGACATGCAAGTTTTATAAAGATGAACATTGGCAAGAGAAGAAAATCGTTATAACCAAAACCGGACGGCTTCCAAAGGCTACCGGCGGCTTAAATGCGTAACACAGTAGCGCGAACATAACGGTACTTAGAGACTTGCGTAGCGCAGAGCCAGTACAAGCTTGGTAAAGCTGCACCTAGCTTCCGTTCACTGTAGGCACTAGAGATGCACTAAACTCATTACACTGCTCAGCACAGTAGAGAGCAAACGGAAGAAGTGGAGTGCCCACATCTCATGCGCAGTGCCGCAAGAGCAAGTGGATCAATGAGACCGCCAGGCAAGCGGCGTGACAGACagggaaaaaaaagggagggTAATATGTTCGAGTGCGTTTACCTAAGTGTTTTTTTGGTATCACAATGTAGCCGAAGAGGGCTCCCACGGAGGCTCTTGCATTTGTGGTCGGCGAAACACACGGAAGTCAACTTCACCACATGATACACCACGATCTCGAAGTAACGACCCACCGACTGCAGCGGCTGGCAACTAAACGCAAAAGCAGACGAACAATAAAAAAGTACGATTGCGGCACCCCTGTCGGTGATGCACGTAACTACGCATAACGTTAAACTACTTGTTGTTTTTTTAAATGTGTGTAGAACTGACAGAAAGCCTAATTTTTGTTCATTAGGTTGTCAAAGCCTTGGACTATTTTTTTAATTACATATGGGTATCACTTGCTTGGCGTTCTGCGTGTCACGGTGCACGGGCTTGAGGGGGCGCTCTCCGCGTTACACAATGCATGTGATCCGTGCGATCTTTTACGCGGTTTTTGAGCTAACCCTAAAAATGCGGTGCTGGTTCTAATGTAAAAATGTGAGTTTTCAGTTACGTCTCTCATTTATGCGAGTTCGTGGAGGAGTCCGTGAGTAGTCGGGCGGCAGCTGGACATGGCGCAAAGTGACTCGTTCGTGCTGTGGAGCAACGTCGCCACGCCGGTGACCGAGAAACGGTCGCGAAGCCGCTTCAGCAACCGGAGTGCATCCTTTTCCCGGCAGCAACAGGATTTCGGCACCCCGGCGGCTTCGTACACTAGTGCTATCGCTCACACGAGCCGAAATGCGAGCGCCCTTGCGGGAGGATCCATCGCAGACTTCGCGACGCCCGGTGGCAGGCCTTCGCGTGGCGGCAATATCAGCGGGAATTTCGAAGCCACCGACATGACCGCGTTCAGCGCGTCGGCACTGGCGACCGAACATCCGGCGGTGGTCGCTACTGCGGGCATATACTCAGATTTTATGGAAGCCTACAAGGCCCATCGCAGTAGCCAAGACGCCCTCACGCTGATCGAAAAATACGCCAACTTGTGCGACAGTTACTTAGCCAAAGTGCGAAAAGTGACGGAGCGCATGGTATCTCGCAAGGGCGAACCGGTGTGGATGGAAGCCATGGCGTGCCAAACGTTGCTCACCGAAGAGCGTAACACTTGGAAGCTCACGGGTGCTCTCCTGCGCGACCGTCTCAAGGCGGACGAGTGCATGGAAGAAGAGGACACCATGTTCGTCGACGGGACTCGCGAAGCTAGCGACAGGGAAGTCGTGGACGCCCTCATGGCGAGGGACTCGTTCGCACGCCAGGCGCAACTGGTGGTCGACTGGCTGGAAAGCTGCGCGGCACATCAGCGTGGGCTGGGCAATGACGACGACAGGCTCGAGTACTACGGTGACGGAGGCTGCGCCTGGGAAAACACGTTGCACCATGTGCAGTCCCGTGCTTCCGTCGGTAGCGCGCCGTCGTCCTACGTGACCGAACTGGACCCGGACGCGCCCTCGCGGCAGCGGCTACCGATACACGACCTGGACCGTGACGACGAATGCCGCCTCTTCCGCAGCGTCTTCTTCCACCTGCGAGCGGGCCAACTGCAACGGGCTCAGGAGCTGGCTGCCGACAACGGTCATCACTGGCTAGCCGCCGCGgtcgaaggctggcggccctacCACGACCCGAACCACGGGAACACCATGGGCGCCGACTCCACGGAGCCGGCGGAAGGCAACCTCTACCGGGACCTCTGGAAGCGCGCCTGCTGGGAGGCGGCGTCGAATCCCACGTGTTCTCTCTACGAGCGCGCCGTGTACGGTGCCCTGAGTGGCAACGTCCAGGCAGTGCTGCCCGCATGTACCACGTGGGAGGATCAGCTGTGGGCTCGCATGCGCGCACTGGTTGACGTGTGCGTGGAGCAGGAGCTCCGCACTGCCACGCAGCAAGCCAGAAGCCTCGAGCCACTGCCATCGGGCTACCCCAGCGACCGTGGAACCTTCGAGGCCGTTTTCCGTGACCTGCAGGCGGCTGTGGGCGCGAGTGACACGCGGGACCAGGAGATTATGCACATCCTGCAGCGATGTGTGGTGCTGGACGATGCTGTTTCCATGGTTGAAGAGATGCACGACTGGGCGACCGCTCAGGCGATGGAGCCGCCGCTTCAGACGATGCGGTTTCTGGCTCACATGGTACTCTTGCTGCGGCAAGTCGGCTGCGAGACGGGCACCGGGGCATGCAGTGCTCTTCTCCGCACCTACGTAGACCTGCTCATCGACGAGGGCCACGTCCCCTTGGTTGCCACGTACGCAGCCACGCTTCCGGCAACTGACCAAGTCACCAAGTACACGCAGCTTTTGCGCAGCCTCAAAACAAGGGACCCCGAAGAACAGGAGCTCTGCCTTCAGCTTGCACGGTCAGCTGGACTAAACGTGACCGCCATTACCCGTATGCTGGTCGAGCAAGTTCGTGTTTCTGGCGAAGAACCAATAGAGCTTCGTGCAACCTCCGCTGTGCCTTCCATGGAGACCACGGCCGACGACGAAGAGAAGGTAGCATCGCTGGAGTGGCTCCTCATTGACAATTCTACCAGGGGTGAGGCGCTTAAGCAAGCCAATGCACTCATGCGTGGCTTTGTGTGCCTGGGGAAGATCGGCGCCGCGCGCGAGACATTCCATAAACTGCCGGTGGACTCCGTGAGGGTGGCCGTGGAGCAGTGGAGCCGCTCTTCAATGCACGACGGGCAGCTGCCGGCGGAAGACGAGAACGCCGTGCGAGAGTTTCTGTGCTTCGaggcactgctgaaggtgcacgTTAGTTTTCAGGAGTGGTTCAACCAGTTTCACCGGAGGAAGCCAACGCCTCCTGAAGAGCTTGCCCCGGGAGCCCGCTTTGCCGAAAAACTGGCCCACGAGCACAAGGTGCGGAGCTACACCGTGGAACTGGAACACTGGCAGAGCTTGGTGACGACCCTCGCCAAAGAGGTCAAGAGGGATGTCTTCGACGTGCTCCTGTTTGTGGACGGAGGCTGGATGGTTGACCAGAGGGAGACACCGGGCAGCGTCGACAATGTGCGAAGCCGGCAGATGGCAGCACTGCGCAGGCTGTGCATTCCGCAGCTGACGTTTCTCCTCATGGAGGCCTTGGAAGAGTCCGGGCTGGCTGCGGAGTTCACCGAGGTTGTGGACGTCATTGCATCTGAGAAGCAGGCATTGTACGAAGAGTTCGGCGACGAGGAGCTCAGAACACTTTTACAGAAAAGCAGGGCGGCATCCATTATCCTGCTGGACGAAGGACTCGACGCCTTAGGGTTCCAGCTGCAGTAATAATGTGACTTCTCGTGCTCAAAGTTAGGCAGAAGTGAACATAAGGTGCGAATAATGTTGAAGGGAGCGCGAGTGAAATGAGTGAGATCTTCCACACTTGTTTTTCTCTGTGTTATCATGTGTGACACTGCCACTGCCATACACCTTGTAAATGACATCTAGCCCCTTTTGTATGCGCGTGACTTACAGCATAACAATTCCTTTTTATTGCAGCAAAACTGCTGAAAGCTGGTTGAGAAAGTCATTACTTTTGTTGAAATACTTGAGGGAAGCTGTCAGCTGCTGCAATACCAtccttgtttaattttttttttcactgttgtcTGTTTCTAGTAATTTTAACATTTTTTACTTAAATTCTAGCGCCTCATCAATACATTGCAAAGACAACCCATCACAGCTTGTACAGGATGTGTTAAAAGATAACTTGTTTATAGGTCATAAGAAATTCGGAGCTCTCACTTTGCGCACAGAGAAAATAAAAACTGAATCAGCCTTTTTCCAAAGTGTAGCATATTTTCTTATACACTGTTTACACAGTCACTTTTTATGTGCAAAATCGTTCTTCTGTAGAGTAGTAACATGTTCTACAATTGTTTCAAGCAGTGTGCCCCTATGACTTCTGATGAAACATTACCATTTAGTGCTTTGAGAACGTTAAAGTGAATTAAAATCTATTTATGTCATTTAAGACATTTAGATACTGAGACAGCTAGATTCAGTAAAGTAGTTTTCCACAACTTCACTCTAAAAACTGCAATGTAGGCTTAATAAGAAATAAAACTTCGGTAACTATAACAGGAGTGAACTTTCGTATATGTTCATGGTTGTAAATGAGAAGCATAATGCAGGCAGCACTTCGCATTTTAAGTACAATGCATGTGAAACTAAAACACCAATACTGCAATGTTAAGTGCTGGATTTTGGTACTTGCAAGGGGCCAAAGTATTTGCATGTTGAAACATAAGTTTAAGCCTTCCTGTGACAAATGCAGTTATCACAATGTAAATCTAAAACATTTCTTGCCTACACCGCTGTGTAATGAAAACTGCATATAACACTTTGTGTAATGGAGTCTGATGGTAACAAATTTCCGATCAAGGTTGACTTGTCAAGAGTAGAGGCGTATATTGTAGGCATTTTACATAGCTTCATCGCATAACGGGAGGTAAAAGCGGGTACATTTTGTGTGAATAAATGGAAGTATTGTGCAGCGTTATTCTGATTACAGTGAAACCCTGGTGATAtgatcacagttcatacgaatttcggggtgatacgaatttttagttggtccctggccaaggcccattggcctgcaatgtaatggagtacggttgttgcgaacagattttcatccagcgacgtttgatagTGAACGTACTGCAACCgctcaggtacgaagaggtgctgtccgcgttgTCATGGAAGACGCGCCAAGTACGTGCGAGcgtgggaacgcaagcgtgggcatgtgcAAGTTACTGCACAAGTTACTGGTGGCCGGAGCAGCAAAATCGCGACACGTGGCGCTGTTGTTCCCGAGCACGCTGATAGCGAGAGTGCCAAGCTCATTCCAGTTTCCAAAGCAGGTGTGGCCGGTGGAAAGCACTTCAACAAACAGCTTTCtcggggcaactgcgataaagatacggttcCTCGCAACTCcatcgaaaaaacaaacaaaacagaaatCATGTGCACAGCCACGTCTCCTGATAAGGAATGCACAAGCGTTTATTAAGATGTGGGCTTTTGGATGGGCTGACAGCAAGATGAGCTGCTTTCTGCCGGCCATTTCTGCTTTGGAAAATGGGATGCGCTTGGCACTCTCGCTATTCGCCGCGTGTTGCAATTTTGCCGCTCCGGGCAccagtcacttgtgctaatctgtTTTTGTTGCGACATTAGTTCCAGTTGAATTTTCTGAAATCGGCAGGCAGTATTTACGAAAAAGGCTGAAAGTGCAATGTTTTTATTACATCTCAATCTAATGAATGGATTGTCTGCCAGACTTATCAATGAAAGCAGAAGTACGCTCGCACACGTCTCTTCATCCCTGTCTTTCTAGGGACATTGCATCCTAGAACCAACTTCGTACTTGAAATGTATGGCATCTGAAGTAGTAGCCGCGAAAGGAAAGAACAGGTTAAGGTGTTATATAAAAATGGTAATCATTGATATTCTCAAAGAAGAGAAAATACATACTAAGTAGACAAGGAGTGAGTTGTCTGAATAGAAAATGTCATGATGAAAACGGCTGTAATGAAGTTTGACGCAACACCAGCAAATTCATTTACTTAGGTGTGTGGATTGTAACTAATTCCGTATTTGTATGCCATTCTGAGCACCGTGGTTGTATGTAATTACCGGCGTAATTCTTGTATTTCTAAGGCATGCTAAAGCGTAACACCTAATGAGTTCAGGCTAGTTAAATATTCTAGCAATACTCTTTATTCATTTGGTGGTCAGGTGTTCGTTACTAATGTCCGTTGCAACCTAAACAAAAATTTGGCTCTGCCCACAGAACCATTCACCTCTGTAAGAATCGTGCCAACTGTAATTCTAAGCTTAAGTGCATTTTCTTTCCTAATGTAAATACTAGGCATTTTTGAAAATAAAACTTCCTCATTTTCATGTAAAATATCTTTGGCCGAGTACtgattaaagggatactaaaggcaaatattaaggagacgttgattgttgaaatagcgttccagaaatctcgtagtgcttgtttcgtgccaaggaaatgcttattttgaaagaaaatcgcgctttagtggtccgcatggcattagcacacttcaaatcacccgcctgaacgggccttctgacatagcagttgccatgcccaacgttgcccgcctttactgcccggcagccgacgctacggtttcttgtgcaacagcggccatcaaccttgccaagacgcagccatgggccactccgaaactgtatagttcactgtaacagagcttagcttggccagcagcagcagtagagtatcagCAGTGCAagaatagcgagagccaagcacgcgctgcagtacgcgatactgaaactaagctactactgagacgcgcagctcggcgaaaacgaaacttttgaaccactcgtgccgttccccatggtaatgccaagaagttctttttttccatgaatcaaacaaacgaacaaacagcattttattacgtcttgtgaggCCTGGAAGGTTCattttttatcgcaactagtttgattactagtggtttaTTGTACTTGGGACTCTTtgatgtcatcgggatcatttccaaaatgtcccactcgtggcgcacgtcgtgtcctacctttaccttaatttctcgattattagagcactgctgttgataatattgacattttagacattctcacatattgacctttcactctgacataaattgttatttgcctttagtgtccctttaagtagttTAAAAGGTTGAGGTGGGGCCTAGTTCCCTTTGCCTAGTGATCTGCAGTACATGCACACACGTGTACCCCACCCCCTTCCCACACACATGCAAGCAGTCCATGTGACAGGTGCCACCCCTCGAGCGAAATTTGAAGAAAGGGGtacattaaaggacccctgacagtgaaacttttgtttgtgacttttgaACTATAATTCGTAgttttgtgtctggtaatcccgaaattgaatcgtaaatgctctaacatATCATACAATTAATGCTAGCATTGTTAATTGCAACAAATTTTGCTTTGAATTGCCCGCCTAAAGCCATAAGAAACTAATGCCCCACAGCAGTGGAGTgcctaagatcacgtgcactcaagctttggtgtcgttgaaagcaCAGTTTTCAAATCGAGGCCCCGCGCACaggtaaagaatgaaacgatgtgggaACTTCGGGATGTTAAGATCGTGTCCcctcagaaaaaagaaaaggcattcctggcctaagcagccagaactaccttgagagcagcccgacaacagtaTGAGAAGGGCGAGTAAGAATAGCCTTCGCCAGGTTCCAGTCACTAGTATTGTGTGTGCCCCGCAAATATTGTGGGGCGTCGACAATGCACGCTTTACTCGTGGAATGTCACATGAGGCCTCGATCTATGTCATACCAGCGGCGATGTTGCGAGGTGCTGTCAACACAGATGAGCACTCATGCaaactttaaaaccaaattaaagtATCTTAACGACGCTAACGTctgccactaataatcggtcagaagtgcccgcATATACAGGACAATctaacaacacaaacatcttgagGTTTCAATTTCAAAATGGAAAGAGCGTTTCATGCCTAAAGTGGACTCCATGATACCTCTTTCATTCTGACATTTTACCCTGAGGCATAAAATGCATGAAGCATGCATGTTGTGTGTAATTGTATAGTTTTATAATGTTCAGTAAAGCCCACCATGATCCATAGTGTGGGTAGTCAAGAGAGTGACTTAGTTG
Above is a window of Rhipicephalus sanguineus isolate Rsan-2018 chromosome 3, BIME_Rsan_1.4, whole genome shotgun sequence DNA encoding:
- the LOC119387628 gene encoding nuclear pore complex protein Nup107, which produces MAQSDSFVLWSNVATPVTEKRSRSRFSNRSASFSRQQQDFGTPAASYTSAIAHTSRNASALAGGSIADFATPGGRPSRGGNISGNFEATDMTAFSASALATEHPAVVATAGIYSDFMEAYKAHRSSQDALTLIEKYANLCDSYLAKVRKVTERMVSRKGEPVWMEAMACQTLLTEERNTWKLTGALLRDRLKADECMEEEDTMFVDGTREASDREVVDALMARDSFARQAQLVVDWLESCAAHQRGLGNDDDRLEYYGDGGCAWENTLHHVQSRASVGSAPSSYVTELDPDAPSRQRLPIHDLDRDDECRLFRSVFFHLRAGQLQRAQELAADNGHHWLAAAVEGWRPYHDPNHGNTMGADSTEPAEGNLYRDLWKRACWEAASNPTCSLYERAVYGALSGNVQAVLPACTTWEDQLWARMRALVDVCVEQELRTATQQARSLEPLPSGYPSDRGTFEAVFRDLQAAVGASDTRDQEIMHILQRCVVLDDAVSMVEEMHDWATAQAMEPPLQTMRFLAHMVLLLRQVGCETGTGACSALLRTYVDLLIDEGHVPLVATYAATLPATDQVTKYTQLLRSLKTRDPEEQELCLQLARSAGLNVTAITRMLVEQVRVSGEEPIELRATSAVPSMETTADDEEKVASLEWLLIDNSTRGEALKQANALMRGFVCLGKIGAARETFHKLPVDSVRVAVEQWSRSSMHDGQLPAEDENAVREFLCFEALLKVHVSFQEWFNQFHRRKPTPPEELAPGARFAEKLAHEHKVRSYTVELEHWQSLVTTLAKEVKRDVFDVLLFVDGGWMVDQRETPGSVDNVRSRQMAALRRLCIPQLTFLLMEALEESGLAAEFTEVVDVIASEKQALYEEFGDEELRTLLQKSRAASIILLDEGLDALGFQLQ